In Torulaspora globosa chromosome 1, complete sequence, a genomic segment contains:
- the GUT1 gene encoding glycerol kinase (ancestral locus Anc_4.9) — translation MLGRCIQIHFPTRSIRLLRKLTVWKRPNYTVKSQYSLRNMTADENSKITVNEIIPLIAAIDVGTTSSRAILFNRLGQEVAKHQIEYSTSASKEKYAASGKRRFAVDDENQPIFSAEGIAIEQNEFLEIEDLIKRTGDPTLRFPKPGWVECKPLNILNNVVECFAKTLAFAQQVNSQRIPDGLPPYRIHCIGIASMRETTLVWSKSTGLPIVEYGIVWNDTRNAGIVTEKRNNTCEEEQARLRNKTGLPLYSTYFSCSKLRWLLDNEPKVTEAYEKGDLMFGTVDAWLIYHLTSSKTFVSDVTNASRTGFMNLDTLDYDEELLEYWGIDRKKIHLPKIVSSAEYYGDFCVPQVTKEHISPQDWELLEEFSNRNPRVPIQGSLGDQSASLVGQLAFKPGSAKCTYGTGCFLLYNTGSTKLISHHGALTTFGYWFPYLEDEEARKPHFALEGSVAVAGAVVQWLRDNLRLIPKAEDIGPLASRVPDSGGVVFVPAFSGLFAPYWDPEARATIMGMSQFTTASHIARAAVEGVCFQARAILKAMSSDALGVKDKDFLEEISDETYEKSILSTLAVDGGMSRSDEVMQIQANILGPCIKVRRSPTHECTALGAAIAAEMAFKDPKDRLMWKDLRDVKKFVFYNGVEKGQQCPLELKPDLKIFISESKNSERRKKWKIWEEAVKRSRGWLSSINSIDEADN, via the coding sequence ATGCTTGGTCGTTGCATTCAAATACATTTCCCCACCAGGAGCATAAGGCTACTAAGAAAATTAACTGTCTGGAAAAGACCTAATTACACCGTCAAAAGCCAGTACTCTTTGCGGAATATGACAGCAGATGAGAATTCGAAGATAACGGTGAATGAAATTATTCCGTTGATTGCAGCGATTGATGTGGGGACGACATCGTCGCGCGCCATCCTGTTTAACAGACTGGGACAGGAGGTCGCTAAACATCAAATTGAATATTCAACGTCTGCCTCGAAAGAGAAGTACGCGGCTTCTGGTAAGCGGAGGTTTGCTGTTGATGACGAGAACCAGCCTATCTTTTCGGCAGAAGGTATCGCTATTGAACAAAATGAGTTTTTGGAGATTGAAGACTTGATCAAGAGAACTGGTGATCCTACCCTGAGGTTTCCCAAGCCCGGTTGGGTGGAGTGCAAACCGTtgaatatcttgaacaacGTTGTCGAATGCTTCGCCAAGACATTGGCGTTTGCGCAGCAAGTCAACAGCCAACGTATCCCTGATGGATTACCGCCATACAGGATTCATTGCATCGGCATTGCAAGTATGAGAGAAACTACGCTTGTGTGGTCCAAGAGCACGGGTTTGCCAATCGTAGAGTATGGTATAGTGTGGAATGACACCAGAAATGCCGGGATAGTTACTGAGAAGAGAAATAACACATGCGAGGAGGAACAGGCGCGTCTCAGAAATAAGACTGGGCTGCCCCTGTACTCGACGTACTTCTCATGCTCGAAATTGCGCTGGTTGCTCGATAACGAACCAAAGGTGACAGAAGCTTACGAAAAGGGTGACCTTATGTTTGGAACTGTCGACGCGTGGTTGATTTATCATTTAACTTCTAGCAAGACATTTGTGTCCGATGTTACTAACGCGTCCCGTACCGGTTTCATGAACCTAGACACTCTGGATTACGATGAGGAGCTTCTTGAGTATTGGGGTATTGACCGAAAGAAAATTCATTTGCCAAAAATTGTGTCATCTGCAGAATACTATGGTGATTTCTGCGTACCGCAAGTGACCAAGGAACACATTAGTCCACAGGACTGGGAATTGCTTGAGGAATTCAGCAACAGAAACCCTCGAGTCCCCATACAGGGGTCGTTGGGTGATCAGAGTGCCTCTTTAGTCGGGCAACTGGCCTTCAAACCAGGTTCTGCTAAGTGTACCTACGGTACGGGCTGTTTTCTGCTATACAACACAGGATCCACTAAGCTTATTTCTCATCACGGTGCTTTGACAACGTTTGGCTATTGGTTTCCTTATCtcgaggacgaagaggcTAGAAAGCCGCATTTCGCCCTGGAGGGTTCCGTTGCCGTGGCTGGCGCCGTGGTCCAATGGCTGAGAGATAACTTGAGGCTGATTCCCAAGGCAGAGGATATCGGACCGTTGGCAAGCCGCGTGCCGGACTCTGGCGGCGTCGTCTTCGTGCCAGCATTCAGCGGACTGTTCGCCCCTTACTGGGATCCCGAAGCACGCGCAACGATCATGGGTATGTCGCAATTTACTACAGCATCACACATAGCGAGAGCAGCTGTCGAGGGAGTCTGTTTCCAAGCGCGCGCCATTCTCAAAGCCATGAGCTCCGATGCCCTGGGCGTTAAGGATAAAGACTTCTTGGAGGAAATCAGCGATGAGACCTATGAAAAGTCTATATTGTCCACCTTGGCAGTGGACGGAGGGATGTCTCGTTCCGACGAGGTGATGCAAATACAAGCCAATATCTTAGGGCCCTGCATCAAAGTCAGAAGATCTCCCACGCATGAATGTACAGCTCTCGGCGCAGCCATCGCTGCCGAAATGGCATTCAAAGACCCCAAGGATCGTCTCATGTGGAAGGACCTTCGTGATGTCAAAAAATTCGTATTCTACAACGGAGTCGAAAAGGGCCAGCAATGCCCTCTTGAACTGAAGCCAGATCTCAAGATCTTTATCAGTGAGTCCAAAAACTCCGAGCGAAGGAAAAAGTGGAAGATTTGGGAAGAGGCGGTAAAGAGATCCAGAGGCTGGCTATCGTCTATCAACTCCATAGACGAAGCAGACAACTGA